From one Plasmodium malariae genome assembly, chromosome: 12 genomic stretch:
- the PmUG01_12054700 gene encoding conserved Plasmodium protein, unknown function, with product MSEFKVGSKLKQQVVCNMQPLILCLHKHDDDITKCIEEINIFEKTCSKNVNYVHDRIGLDDTRNTLYTGKRSV from the coding sequence ATGAGTGAGTTCAAGGTTGGttcaaaattaaaacaacAAGTTGTGTGTAATATGCAGCcgttaattttatgtttacatAAACATGATGACGACATTACAAAATGTATTGAAGAAATTAACATTTTCGAAAAAACGTGTAGCAAAAATGTAAACTATGTTCATGATAGAATTGGCCTAGATGACACAAGAAATACTCTGTATACAGGAAAAAGGTCTGTTTAg
- the PmUG01_12054800 gene encoding conserved Plasmodium protein, unknown function, producing MYACESYEMKVDPGEIFKNYNHNETVKCIDSLRDNIINKEDAIKDFLKKKSSKVIDNTIKIKNIYGNVEKIKHNIEYIISNYNKLINDVKSSAGVTFKESCYTKELNESEKNIIKNVWMQKYDKYEFLFNNSFFLLNSEENNYYDFVKKKKEDLINYDCFYLNNYINNIYFDINKKVSEENYIYVVNKVYTDIFICLKILNSILKNEEIRNIYKKIFDSQSSLYYLNSFASKYKENFYEILLKLIYSSYYNLTYNNNCKINAIPKCVIVLLIFYNQKNSQFIDIIKNNLFEEILNARINLINNFIKKKKFLGEKNFLFAKLKTSFKKITYLLLNTKYILLLLIDVKKKDLLEKIKKGEAHKEALEQTREESHEDAREQTPKLKEGEDKITQSDTSTNVQIEQSELTCAKKDTILLKEQEKSDRSVNRKYSDDSTETQGKTFLEIMKNDLFILQDLFHEDKKKEIKKYKEYYNYGINSTNEIKNIMNKNSIENLKLLQKNYSECVNRIYDYMVHLLHLYYYENEYNFICNFLFKEYTSIKLLYNKMKTKILTKEKYFNKFMKDVDFFISNDYLNAIHDQIFEIFFFLFFNKFISAIPFFDTKPINKWKLIIIKLLQILFYNISSMTYEKTFEMERYIFHSFLLNSFYFYYEFYTTDLDSIYTEFCKIEKYSNKNVKSRKNFQKELSEYFLTNKNSSKDKYFHNEFKKIIKEKIHPLMFNAYKLIMYIESKEINSSVNSDFFSTNEEDTTLIDFHKEFNAFMNILKYQKGVPSNISNEHILKKCNMLLIFLKSTTRGKINGEMNFFPSTDDSGVFNNANNEQRVANIVNVSNAANIANEILNYDSSTKLYDQIQRTEDINEEYKELWFYINLTRYNNKQEFSKFLNCYCIGLKERNTLESEKAYNKEISSDKEKYLNDDYYYNYYHNEGDSCISGDIHGDDSNDGAKSEQNFCLNDLKSIYFHIVYHIFKISLKCFCLEHFDNLECYLDFLLNMLSNNDMKNIICEKMNCHLVNIFTFSNIFILYIEKVINTEMYRSIIIFIVKSVLQKRIYKIYRKFICKIKEIYLNESREETKDKKNFLDKKITELYNILLLDLCFCEQILDKNTIINKYFYESLISRYRENEIYYMQACLYFIHIYKEKYNVYSEKKINENNTKKHLFFKKLHKKDTHTQKKVETNPSSYLFKIIIDDILAELNKLDNLNSIIFQKHIRLLSQNIIRNSYLLYYLFAHSSTLNNLLLNVQKEEKQKSLEIFNFNEIHMIDNSLIEDKLFKFFF from the coding sequence atgtatgctTGTGAATCGTACGAAATGAAAGTAGATCCTGGGGAGATATTCAAAAATTACAACCACAATGAAACTGTAAAATGCATTGATAGTTTAAgagataatataattaacaaaGAAGACGCAATTAaggattttttaaaaaagaaaagcagCAAAGTAATTGATAATACGATTAAAATTAAGAACATATACGGAAATGTggagaaaataaaacacaacatagaatatataattagcAATTACAACAAGTTAATTAATGATGTGAAGAGTTCAGCAGGTGTTACTTTTAAAGAATCTTGTTATACGaaagaattaaatgaatctgaaaaaaatatcataaaaaatgtatggaTGCAAAAATATGACAAGTATGAATTCTTATTCAacaattcattttttttattaaattcgGAAGAAAACAATTACTATGATtttgttaagaaaaaaaaagaagatttaattaattacgattgtttttacttaaacaattatataaacaatatttattttgatattaataaaaaagtgagtgaagaaaattatatatatgtcgtTAATAAAGTTTATacagatatatttatttgtttaaaaattttaaattctatacttaaaaatgaagaaattcggaatatttataaaaaaatatttgacaGTCAAagttctttatattatttaaattccTTTGCAAGTAAATATAAGGagaatttttatgaaattttacTCAAGTTAATTTACTCCTCTTATTATAacttaacatataataataattgtaaaattaatGCAATACCAAAATGTGTAATTGTcttactaattttttacaatcaGAAAAATTCTCAATTTAttgatattataaaaaataatttattcgAGGAAATTCTGAATGCaagaataaatttaataaataattttattaaaaaaaaaaagttcctaggggaaaaaaatttcctCTTTGCAAAACTAAAAAcctcttttaaaaaaatcacttatttattattaaataccAAGTATATACTGCTCCTTCTAATTGATGTAAAAAAGAAGGATTTgttggaaaaaataaaaaaaggggaagcACATAAGGAAGCACTTGAACAAACCCGTGAGGAAAGCCATGAAGATGCACGTGAACAAACACCAAAGTTGAAGGAAGGTGAGGATAAAATCACACAAAGCGACACTAGTACAAATGTACAAATTGAACAAAGTGAATTAACGTGTGCTAAAAAGGAtactattttgttaaaagaACAGGAGAAAAGTGACAGAAGTGTTAATAGGAAATATTCAGACGATTCTACAGAAACCCAAGGGAAAacatttttagaaataatgaaaaatgatttatttatactaCAAGATTTATTTcatgaagataaaaaaaaggagataaaaaaatataaggaatattataattatggtATAAATAGcacaaatgaaataaaaaatatcatgAACAAAAACAGCATAGAGAATTTGAAgctattacaaaaaaattactcCGAATGTGTTAATCGTATTTATGATTATATGGTACATTTACTAcacctttattattatgaaaacgagtataattttatatgtaatttctTGTTCAAAGAATATACGAGTATCAAACtactttataataaaatgaaaacaaaaattttaacaaaagaaaaatatttcaataaatttatgaaagatgtcgatttttttataagcaATGATTACTTAAATGCTATACATGATCAAAtctttgaaatttttttttttctattttttaacaaatttataaGTGCCATACCATTTTTTGATACGAAACCTATAAACAAATggaaattaataattataaaacttttgcaaattttattttataatatatcatcTATGACTTATGAAAAAACATTTGAAATggaaagatatatatttcattcttttcttttaaattccttttatttttactatgaATTTTACACAACCGACTTGGATTCAATATATACagaattttgtaaaattgaaaaatactCCAATAAGAACGtaaaaagtagaaaaaattttcaaaaagaattatcagaatattttcttacaaataaaaattcctcaaaagacaaatattttcataatgaatttaaaaaaataataaaagaaaaaatacacCCATTGATGTTTAATGCATATAAgcttattatgtatatagaAAGCAAAGAAATTAACAGCAGCGTGAATTCTGATTTTTTCTCAACAAATGAAGAGGATACAACTTTGATAGATTTTCACAAAGAATTCAACgcatttatgaatattttgaaGTACCAAAAAGGGGTACCTTCGAACATTAGTAATGAGCACATTTTGAAAAAGTGTAATATGTTActaatctttttaaaatcaaCTACTCGAGGGAAAATCAATGGGGAGATGAACTTTTTTCCTAGCACAGATGATAGTGGAGTTTTCAATAACGCAAACAATGAGCAGCGTGTCGCAAATATTGTTAATGTCTCTAATGCTGCAAATATCGCCAATGAAATTTTGAATTATGATAGTTCAACCAAACTTTATGATCAAATTCAGAGGACAGAAGACATAAATGAAGAATACAAAGAATTGTGGTTTTATATTAATCTTACTaggtataataataaacaagaATTTAGTAAATTTTTGAATTGCTATTGCATAGGTTTAAAAGAAAGGAATACATTGGAGAGTGAAAAAGCGTATAACAAAGAGATCAGTTcggataaagaaaaatatttaaatgatgattattattataattattatcataacgAGGGTGATAGTTGCATTAGTGGTGATATCCATGGCGATGATAGTAACGATGGCGCGAAGAGCGAACAAAATTTTTGCttaaatgatttaaaaagtatatactTCCATATagtttatcatatatttaagatTTCACTGAAATGCTTTTGTTTGGAACATTTCGATAATTTAGAGTGTTATTTAGACTTTTTACTGAATATGCTATCAAATAatgatatgaaaaatataatatgtgaAAAAATGAACTGTCATTTAGTAAACATATTCACCTtctcaaatatatttatattatatattgaaaaagtaataaacACAGAGATGTATAGAAGCATTATTATCTTTATTGTAAAAAGTGTACTACAGAAGAggatatacaaaatttatcgcaaatttatttgtaaaataaaagaaatttatttaaatgaaagtAGAGAAGAAACAAAAGACAAGAAAAACtttttagataaaaaaataacggaattgtataatatattactgCTAGACTTATGTTTTTGTGAACAAATTTTAGataaaaatactattataaataaatacttttatGAAAGTCTTATTTCAAGATATagagaaaatgaaatttacTACATGCAAGcgtgtttatattttattcatatttataaagaaaaatataatgtgtacagcgaaaaaaaaattaatgaaaataatacaaaaaaacatctattctttaaaaaattacataaaaaagacacacacacacaaaaaaaagtagaaacTAACCCATCTAGCTACTtgttcaaaataataattgatGATATTTTAGCAGAGCTAAATAAGTTAGATAATCttaatagtattatttttcaaaaacacATACGCCTACTATCTCAAAATATCATAAGaaattcttatttattatattacttatTCGCCCACAGTTCAACATTAAATAACTTACTATTAAATGTACAAAAAGAGGAGAAGCAAAAATCGCtagaaatttttaattttaatgaaattcaTATGATTGATAACAGTCTTATTGAAGATAAATTGttcaagttttttttttaa
- the TLP1 gene encoding thioredoxin-like protein: protein MKKAEDKIYQEIHNEEEYKKLFDEKNDILYIIDVYTKWCGPCLFTFEIINKIYKSYCTFSQSVKIFAVCAQTIASLKNYDNNSKPFYIILKNGEIIGQIIGCNTPHIFSLIDEHLENKLN from the coding sequence atgaaaaaagccgaagataaaatatatcaggaaatacataatgaagaagaatataaaaaattatttgatgaaaaaaatgacattctttatataatagaCGTCTATACCAAATGGTGTGGACCATGCCTTTTCActtttgaaataattaataagatTTATAAAAGTTATTGTACCTTTTCACAAAGTGTCAAAATATTTGCTGTATGTGCACAAACAATTgcatcattaaaaaattatgacaaTAACTCGAAAcccttttatataatattaaaaaatggagAAATTATTGGGCAAATCATAGGCTGTAACACACcgcatatattttcattgatCGATGAACATTTGGAGAATAAGTTgaattga